One window from the genome of Cricetulus griseus strain 17A/GY chromosome 2, alternate assembly CriGri-PICRH-1.0, whole genome shotgun sequence encodes:
- the LOC100759985 gene encoding olfactory receptor 2G3, whose product MINSSVNDYFILEGFSDQPELERTLFTVILISYLLTLVGNTIIILISSIDPKLKTPMYFFLTHLSLVDICFTTSIVPQLLWNLKGPAKTITAVGCAVQLYVSLTLGSTECILLAVMAFDRYAAVCKPLHYVSVMNPQLCQALAGISWLSGIGNALIQGTVTLWLPRCGHLWLHHFFCEVPSMIKLACVDIHANEIQLFVASLVLLLLPLALILTSYGYIVKAVIRIKSAQAWRRALGTCGSHLMVVSLFYGSITAIYIQPNSSYAHTHGKFISLFYTVMTPTLNPLIYTLRNKEVKGALSRLLNRDSGVCKRSRAHDDSGFMTRGS is encoded by the coding sequence ATGATTAACAGCAGTGTCAATGATTACTTCATTCTGGAGGGTTTCTCAGACCAGCCAGAGCTGGAACGAACACTCTTCACAGTTATTTTAATTTCCTATCTTCTCACTCTGGTGGGAAATACAATAATTATTCTGATCTCTTCAATAGATCCGAAACTCAAAACTCCTATGTACTTTTTTCTTACTCACCTCTCCCTCGTGGACATCTGTTTCACCACCAGCATTGTCCCCCAACTTCTGTGGAACCTGAAAGGACCAGCCAAGACCATCACAGCTGTGGGCTGTGCAGTGCAGCTTTATGTATCTCTGACTCTGGGCTCGACTGAGTGTATTCTCCTGGCAGTAATGGCTTTTGACCGCTATGCTGCTGTCTGCAAGCCTCTCCACTATGTATCTGTGATGAACCCACAGCTCTGCCAGGCTCTAGCAGGAATTTCGTGGCTCAGTGGAATAGGAAATGCTCTCATCCAGGGAACAGTCACTCTTTGGCTTCCCCGTTGTGGTCACCTGTGGCTGCACCATTTCTTCTGTGAGGTCCCTTCCATGATCAAGCTTGCCTGTGTGGACATTCATGCCAATGAGATCCAGCTCTTTGTGGCCTCATTGGTCTTGCTGCTTTTACCCTTAGCACTGATACTGACGTCCTATGGATACATAGTCAAGGCAGTTATAAGAATCAAGTCTGCCCAGGCTTGGCGCAGAGCCCTGGGAACATGTGGATCCCACTTGATGGTGGTGTCCCTCTTCTATGGGAGCATCACTGCCATCTACATCCAGCCCAACAGTTCATACGCCCACACCCACGGAAAGTTCATCTCTCTCTTCTATACTGTCATGACCCCGACCCTTAATCCCCTCATCTACACACTGCGGAATAAGGAGGTGAAGGGGGCTCTGAGTCGGCTCCTTAATAGAGACTCTGGCGTGTGCAAACGAAGCAGAGCACATGATGACAGTGGTTTTATGACTAGAGGATCCTGA